In the Elioraea tepida genome, one interval contains:
- a CDS encoding DMT family transporter has translation MPQGTRSPIFEAAALSFAAAALFVAETVFVKLLAGMVPVTTIVLVRAAAQILWVLPALARGGFAVLRTSHPLLHLMRGLFSLACWVLYYWSFQHLDLATATVLSFTSVLFVTALAGPVLGEVVRWRRWSATLVGFAGVVVIARPGSCGLDPAVAVALVSALFGAGIVLTTKQLSRTERTDTIMVHIGLVTFAGALPLALPALTLPEPWQAGWLALMAVAGPAGMQLWISAFRLADASVLAPLSYVRLVFAGIAGLMLFGERPDGWTVAGSALIVGSALYITRREAALARQRAAIPDRR, from the coding sequence ATGCCCCAGGGAACGCGATCGCCGATCTTCGAGGCCGCGGCGCTGAGCTTCGCCGCCGCCGCTCTCTTCGTTGCCGAAACAGTCTTCGTCAAGCTGCTTGCGGGCATGGTTCCCGTCACCACCATCGTGCTTGTGCGGGCAGCGGCGCAGATCCTCTGGGTCCTGCCCGCGCTCGCCCGGGGTGGCTTCGCGGTCCTTCGCACGAGCCACCCTCTCCTGCACCTCATGCGCGGGCTGTTCAGCCTCGCGTGCTGGGTTCTCTACTACTGGTCGTTCCAGCACCTGGACCTGGCCACGGCCACGGTTCTCTCCTTCACGAGTGTGCTGTTCGTCACCGCGCTTGCCGGGCCGGTGCTCGGCGAGGTGGTGCGTTGGCGTCGCTGGAGCGCAACCCTCGTCGGCTTCGCCGGTGTGGTGGTGATCGCCCGGCCCGGCAGCTGCGGCCTCGATCCGGCCGTCGCCGTCGCTCTCGTCTCCGCCCTGTTCGGCGCCGGCATCGTGCTGACCACCAAGCAGCTCTCCCGAACCGAGCGAACCGATACGATCATGGTCCATATCGGGCTCGTGACCTTTGCAGGTGCGCTGCCGCTGGCGCTGCCCGCCCTCACCCTGCCCGAGCCGTGGCAGGCGGGGTGGCTCGCGTTGATGGCAGTCGCCGGGCCGGCCGGCATGCAGCTCTGGATCAGCGCCTTCCGCCTCGCCGACGCAAGCGTGCTCGCACCGCTGAGCTATGTGCGCCTCGTCTTCGCCGGAATCGCGGGCCTGATGCTGTTCGGCGAGCGGCCGGACGGGTGGACGGTTGCCGGCTCGGCGTTGATCGTCGGCAGCGCGCTCTACATCACCCGCCGCGAGGCGGCCCTCGCACGGCAGCGGGCGGCGATCCCCGATCGGCGCTAA
- a CDS encoding ketopantoate reductase family protein gives MPGDPILVWGAGAIGGTVGAFLVRAGHDVTFVDIVEEHVRAIAAPGRGLAIRGPVAEFSVTAPAFLPSELTGVWRKVFLCVKAHHTQAATTALLPHLASDGYVLSLQNGLCETVIAPIVGRERTMGAFVNFGADWMGPGEVLYGNRGAVVLGELDGRITGRLVSLHRLMLDVDDRAVMTDNIWGYLWGKLAYGAMLFAQATGQDSIAGALANPSLFPLWLGLGREVMAVAAAEGVRAEGFNGFDPDAFRPGGTEAAAKASIAAMVAFNRTSAKTHSGVWRDLAVRKRRTEVDAQLVPVSVIARRHGLATPLIDHLVAMIHEIEDGRRPMTDANLLELAGLVAA, from the coding sequence ATGCCCGGTGATCCGATCCTGGTTTGGGGTGCGGGAGCGATCGGCGGCACGGTCGGCGCCTTCCTCGTGCGCGCGGGGCATGACGTCACCTTCGTCGACATCGTTGAGGAGCATGTGCGGGCGATCGCCGCGCCTGGACGTGGGCTCGCGATCAGGGGCCCGGTGGCGGAGTTCTCCGTTACCGCCCCGGCCTTCCTGCCTTCCGAGCTCACCGGCGTGTGGCGCAAGGTGTTCCTCTGCGTGAAGGCGCACCACACGCAGGCCGCGACGACAGCGCTCCTGCCCCATCTCGCCTCGGACGGCTACGTGCTCAGCCTGCAGAACGGTCTGTGCGAGACGGTGATCGCGCCGATCGTGGGGCGCGAGCGGACGATGGGCGCTTTCGTGAATTTCGGCGCCGACTGGATGGGCCCGGGCGAGGTTCTCTACGGCAATCGCGGCGCGGTCGTGCTCGGCGAGCTTGACGGGCGGATCACCGGCAGGCTCGTGAGCCTGCACCGGCTCATGCTCGATGTCGACGACCGGGCAGTCATGACCGACAACATCTGGGGCTATCTCTGGGGCAAGCTCGCCTATGGCGCGATGCTCTTCGCGCAGGCGACGGGGCAGGACAGCATCGCCGGCGCGCTCGCCAATCCGTCTCTGTTTCCGCTCTGGCTCGGCCTCGGCCGCGAGGTGATGGCAGTGGCCGCAGCCGAGGGCGTGCGGGCTGAGGGCTTCAACGGCTTCGACCCGGACGCCTTTCGTCCCGGCGGAACGGAGGCGGCAGCGAAGGCCTCGATCGCGGCGATGGTCGCCTTCAACCGAACGAGCGCCAAGACGCACTCGGGTGTGTGGCGCGACCTTGCGGTGCGCAAGCGTCGGACGGAGGTGGACGCGCAGCTCGTACCTGTGTCGGTGATCGCCCGGCGTCACGGTCTCGCCACGCCCTTGATCGACCATCTCGTCGCGATGATCCACGAGATCGAGGACGGACGGCGGCCGATGACGGACGCGAACCTCCTCGAGCTTGCAGGCCTCGTCGCGGCATGA
- a CDS encoding MFS transporter has product MAALSVTQIVAWGAQYYAIAVLAPAIAAAEGWSREAIFGAYSLGLLAQGIASFPSGRLIDRYGGRIVMSAGSLLSALALAALARAPDIWSFGAAWIVTGVAMAATQYEPAFATLTAGFGSDARRAITWLTFAGGLASTVAWPVTAAALPVLGWRGAYLGWSAVTVGLCLPLHLWLLPRARGGAQARTGRALGPVLRSPAFWLVAFALTAGSLLFSVIGVHAIPMLEEAGLSAAEAVAVASFTGPMQVAGRVTEFVGLARLRPTRVAILASAAQPLSILALMAVSASPHAAGLYVVLYGMSAGILTIVRGTVPAELFGREGYGAVAGAMVAPGIMARAAGPYLAAWMWESFGGYRSVQVVILIAGITACMAFIGAAALAPKRPA; this is encoded by the coding sequence GTGGCCGCCCTCTCCGTCACGCAGATCGTCGCCTGGGGCGCGCAATACTACGCGATCGCGGTGCTCGCCCCCGCCATCGCCGCGGCCGAGGGCTGGAGCCGCGAGGCGATCTTCGGCGCCTACTCGCTCGGCCTGCTCGCGCAAGGGATCGCCTCTTTCCCCTCTGGCCGCCTGATCGACCGCTATGGCGGACGGATCGTGATGTCGGCGGGCTCGCTTCTCTCGGCTTTGGCGCTCGCGGCGCTCGCGCGCGCTCCCGACATCTGGAGCTTCGGTGCGGCCTGGATCGTCACCGGGGTGGCGATGGCAGCGACCCAATACGAACCCGCCTTCGCCACCCTCACCGCGGGCTTCGGCAGCGACGCGCGCCGCGCGATCACTTGGCTCACCTTCGCCGGCGGTCTCGCCTCCACCGTCGCCTGGCCGGTCACGGCGGCGGCCCTGCCTGTGCTCGGCTGGCGCGGCGCCTATCTGGGCTGGAGCGCGGTGACCGTCGGGCTCTGCCTTCCCCTGCATCTATGGCTTCTGCCGCGGGCGCGCGGCGGGGCGCAGGCGAGAACCGGCCGAGCGCTCGGGCCGGTGCTCCGCTCCCCGGCCTTCTGGCTGGTCGCGTTCGCGCTCACCGCGGGCAGCCTCCTGTTCTCGGTGATCGGCGTGCACGCGATCCCGATGCTCGAGGAGGCGGGGCTGTCGGCCGCGGAAGCCGTCGCTGTCGCCTCCTTCACCGGGCCGATGCAGGTGGCGGGGCGTGTGACCGAGTTCGTGGGGCTCGCCCGGCTTCGCCCCACCCGCGTCGCGATCCTGGCCTCGGCCGCGCAGCCGCTCTCCATCCTCGCCCTGATGGCCGTCTCCGCCTCGCCGCACGCGGCGGGGCTCTATGTGGTGCTCTATGGCATGTCTGCAGGCATCCTCACCATCGTGCGCGGCACCGTGCCCGCGGAACTGTTCGGCCGCGAGGGCTACGGGGCGGTGGCGGGAGCGATGGTCGCCCCAGGAATCATGGCGCGCGCGGCAGGCCCCTATCTCGCCGCCTGGATGTGGGAGAGCTTCGGCGGCTACCGCTCCGTCCAGGTGGTGATCCTGATCGCCGGCATCACCGCCTGCATGGCCTTCATCGGTGCGGCCGCGCTGGCGCCGAAGCGGCCGGCCTGA
- a CDS encoding glucan ABC transporter ATP-binding protein/ permease, which produces MGFLRLYLRVLGELAPERWLAIALAAANVLLAGLVFLEPVLFGRVVDMLARSEAMPAEAVWSGTLALLAVWAAVGIGGIVANILVAREADRLAHRNRLAAMARYFQHVLGLPLSFHGDTHSGRLLKVMLSGADNMFWVWLGFFRDHLSTFVIALVLLPLTLLLNWRLALLLIVLALSFAIGAAVVIRRTHEGQRSVESHHAALAATAGDALANVMLVQSFVRLSAEARLFQDGIRRLLEAQFPVLDWWALLTVLTRAASTLTVIAIFLLGTALHLQGHASVGEIVTFMGFATLLIGRLEQAMGFVSTMFLQAPAIALYFEVMDTQSTVADPPGLPAMPRPRGAVAFEHVSFAYPGGPPVLSDVSFEAAPGQTVALVGETGAGKSTTMALLQRLWDPQSGRVTIDGIDIRSVSLDSLRSHIGVVFQENLLFNRSFRENLLVGRADATDAELEQACRLAQVHDFILRQPQGYDTRVGERGASLSGGQRQRLAIARALIKDPPILILDEATSALDAATEAKVQLALRALMAGRTTFVIAHRLSTVREADLILVFAEGRIVERGSYDELVARGGAFAQLVATQLAAGAPVREAVD; this is translated from the coding sequence ATGGGTTTCTTGCGCCTCTATCTCCGCGTGCTCGGGGAGCTCGCGCCTGAGCGGTGGCTCGCGATCGCGCTTGCTGCGGCGAACGTGCTGCTCGCTGGGCTCGTGTTCCTCGAGCCCGTGCTGTTCGGCCGCGTGGTGGACATGCTCGCGCGCAGCGAGGCGATGCCGGCCGAGGCCGTCTGGTCGGGCACGCTTGCCCTGCTCGCGGTCTGGGCCGCCGTCGGGATCGGCGGCATCGTCGCCAACATCCTCGTCGCGCGCGAGGCCGACCGGCTGGCCCACCGCAACCGGCTCGCGGCGATGGCGCGCTACTTCCAGCACGTGCTCGGGCTTCCGCTCTCCTTCCACGGCGACACGCACTCGGGGCGGCTGCTCAAGGTCATGCTCTCGGGAGCCGACAACATGTTCTGGGTGTGGCTCGGCTTCTTCCGCGACCATCTCTCCACCTTCGTGATCGCGCTCGTGCTCCTGCCGCTCACACTCCTGCTCAACTGGCGGCTTGCGCTTCTCCTGATCGTTCTCGCCCTCTCGTTCGCGATCGGCGCGGCTGTCGTGATCCGCCGCACCCACGAGGGACAGCGCAGCGTCGAGAGCCACCACGCCGCGCTCGCGGCCACCGCAGGCGATGCGCTCGCGAATGTGATGCTCGTCCAAAGCTTCGTGCGCCTCTCGGCAGAGGCGCGCCTGTTCCAGGACGGGATACGGCGCCTGCTCGAGGCGCAATTCCCGGTGCTTGACTGGTGGGCGCTTCTGACCGTGCTCACGCGCGCCGCCTCGACGCTCACGGTGATCGCGATCTTCCTCCTCGGCACCGCGCTGCACCTCCAGGGCCACGCAAGTGTCGGCGAGATTGTCACCTTCATGGGCTTCGCGACCCTCCTGATCGGCCGGCTCGAGCAGGCGATGGGGTTCGTGTCGACCATGTTCCTGCAGGCGCCCGCGATCGCCCTTTATTTCGAGGTGATGGACACGCAGTCCACGGTCGCCGACCCGCCCGGGCTTCCTGCGATGCCGCGGCCGCGCGGCGCGGTCGCCTTCGAGCATGTGAGCTTTGCCTATCCGGGCGGCCCACCGGTGCTCTCCGACGTCTCCTTCGAGGCAGCGCCTGGCCAGACGGTCGCTCTCGTCGGCGAGACCGGGGCAGGGAAGTCGACCACCATGGCGCTGCTGCAACGGTTGTGGGACCCGCAGTCGGGGCGGGTGACCATCGACGGGATCGACATACGCTCCGTCAGCCTCGACTCGTTGCGCTCGCATATCGGCGTGGTGTTCCAGGAGAACCTTCTGTTCAACCGCTCGTTCCGGGAAAACCTCCTGGTCGGCCGCGCGGATGCGACCGATGCCGAGCTCGAACAGGCCTGCCGCCTCGCCCAGGTGCACGACTTCATCCTCCGCCAGCCGCAGGGCTATGACACCCGCGTGGGCGAGCGCGGCGCCTCGCTTTCGGGCGGGCAGAGGCAGCGTCTTGCGATCGCGCGGGCGTTGATCAAGGACCCGCCGATCCTGATCCTCGACGAGGCGACGAGCGCGCTCGATGCCGCGACCGAGGCCAAGGTGCAACTCGCGCTCCGCGCTCTGATGGCGGGCCGCACGACCTTCGTGATCGCCCATCGGCTCTCGACGGTTCGCGAGGCCGACCTGATCCTCGTCTTCGCCGAAGGCAGGATCGTCGAGCGCGGCAGCTATGACGAGCTGGTCGCGCGGGGCGGCGCCTTCGCCCAGCTTGTTGCGACCCAGCTCGCCGCCGGGGCGCCTGTACGCGAGGCGGTCGACTGA
- a CDS encoding ABC transporter substrate-binding protein, translated as MRGFRFLARLGLVAAALFAAPPGALAQELRIGVRAGPEAIDPHYMALGNHAAALKNIFDPLVWVDENLQVQPGLAVSWRPVNDTTWEFKLRPNVRFHDGSPFTAADVKFSIERVPSVAGPDGGLVIYTRSIVGVDIVDDLTIRIRTNVPNAALPQDMTRMFIVSSRIAPDSKAPEFNSGRAAIGTGPFRFVSWTPRGDLVMERFPGHWRGDAPWSRVTLVEISNDAARVAGLLSNRVDFANYVPVSDIARLKRERNIAVFQGESIYTFILYPDLREDMSAPAMRMITDKQGNTLSRNPFRDRRVREALSLAIDRAGIAQSVFEGTAVVADQLMPNYMFGANPNPQPLRYDPARARALLAEAGYPNGFRFPLYCSSDRLPGDGATCAALGQLFARVGLDVQVNAQPRTVFFPARTRGDYPITMAGWGTLTGEAGYALSSFVHCKREGGRYGAFNVSHYCNEELDRIIAEAMGTLDDAKRRELFQKAQDMAVADYGQIPIVTLPTVWAGRANLTWTPRADEDTLAFFIRPR; from the coding sequence ATGCGAGGATTCCGGTTCCTGGCTCGGCTCGGTCTGGTCGCCGCGGCGTTGTTCGCCGCTCCGCCCGGAGCGCTGGCGCAGGAGCTTCGCATCGGCGTGCGCGCAGGCCCCGAGGCGATCGACCCGCACTACATGGCGCTCGGCAACCACGCCGCCGCGCTCAAGAACATCTTCGACCCGCTCGTGTGGGTGGATGAGAACCTGCAGGTCCAGCCGGGCCTCGCCGTCTCCTGGAGGCCGGTGAACGACACGACCTGGGAGTTCAAGCTCCGCCCGAACGTGCGCTTCCACGACGGTTCGCCCTTCACGGCGGCGGACGTGAAGTTCTCGATCGAGCGCGTGCCCTCCGTCGCGGGGCCCGACGGCGGGCTCGTGATCTACACCCGCTCGATCGTCGGGGTGGACATCGTCGACGACCTGACGATCCGCATCCGCACCAATGTGCCGAACGCCGCTCTGCCGCAGGACATGACGCGGATGTTCATCGTCTCCTCGCGGATCGCCCCCGACAGCAAGGCGCCAGAGTTCAATTCTGGCCGTGCGGCGATCGGCACCGGCCCGTTCCGCTTCGTCTCCTGGACACCGCGCGGCGACCTCGTGATGGAGCGCTTCCCCGGCCACTGGCGCGGTGATGCGCCGTGGAGCCGCGTCACCCTGGTCGAGATCAGCAACGATGCGGCGCGCGTCGCGGGCCTGCTCTCGAACCGGGTGGACTTCGCCAACTACGTGCCCGTGAGCGACATCGCCCGCCTCAAGCGCGAGCGCAACATCGCCGTGTTCCAGGGCGAGAGCATCTACACGTTCATCCTTTACCCCGACCTGCGCGAGGACATGTCCGCCCCGGCGATGCGGATGATCACCGACAAGCAGGGCAACACGCTCTCGCGCAACCCGTTCCGTGATCGTCGCGTGCGCGAGGCGCTGTCGCTTGCGATCGACCGTGCCGGGATCGCGCAATCGGTGTTCGAGGGCACGGCGGTGGTGGCCGACCAGCTGATGCCGAACTACATGTTCGGCGCCAACCCGAACCCGCAACCGCTCCGCTACGACCCGGCCCGGGCGCGCGCCCTGCTCGCCGAGGCCGGCTATCCGAACGGGTTCCGCTTCCCGCTCTACTGCTCGTCCGACCGCCTGCCGGGTGACGGCGCGACCTGTGCCGCGCTCGGCCAACTCTTCGCCCGCGTCGGCCTCGACGTTCAGGTGAACGCCCAGCCGCGGACCGTGTTCTTCCCCGCCCGCACGCGCGGCGACTACCCGATCACCATGGCGGGGTGGGGCACGCTCACCGGCGAGGCGGGATATGCGCTGTCCTCCTTCGTGCACTGCAAGCGCGAGGGCGGCCGCTACGGCGCCTTCAATGTCAGCCATTACTGCAACGAGGAGCTCGACCGGATCATCGCCGAGGCGATGGGCACGCTCGATGACGCCAAGCGCCGCGAGCTGTTCCAGAAGGCGCAGGACATGGCGGTGGCCGATTACGGGCAGATCCCGATCGTCACCCTGCCAACGGTCTGGGCCGGCCGCGCCAACCTGACCTGGACGCCGCGCGCGGACGAGGACACGCTCGCCTTCTTCATCCGCCCGCGCTGA
- a CDS encoding creatininase family protein produces the protein MRIADMNWMAVEDWLERDDRAVLPLGSTEQHAYLSLAVDAILAERVAAEAAEPLGVPVFPVMPYGLAPYFLAYPGTVSLRVSTLLAVVGDVLDSLSAQGFRRVLIVNGHGGNNPVDAFVREWASMRPGHRVRFHNWWNAPRTWAAVQATDAVASHGSWMENFPWTRLAGVALPEGRKEPIDTSAIAGRPASEVRALIGDGNFAGLYQRPDEEMLAIWRTAVAETRELLENGW, from the coding sequence GTGCGGATCGCGGACATGAACTGGATGGCGGTCGAGGACTGGCTCGAGCGGGACGACCGTGCCGTCCTGCCGCTCGGCTCCACTGAGCAGCACGCCTATCTCTCGCTTGCGGTCGATGCGATCCTTGCCGAGCGCGTGGCCGCGGAAGCGGCCGAACCGCTCGGCGTGCCGGTGTTCCCCGTGATGCCCTACGGGCTTGCTCCCTATTTCCTGGCCTATCCCGGCACCGTGTCGCTTCGGGTGAGCACGCTCCTCGCCGTCGTCGGCGATGTGCTCGACAGCCTCTCCGCCCAGGGCTTCCGGCGCGTGCTGATCGTCAACGGCCATGGCGGGAACAACCCGGTCGATGCCTTCGTGCGCGAATGGGCGTCGATGCGGCCCGGCCACCGCGTGCGCTTCCACAACTGGTGGAACGCGCCGCGCACCTGGGCCGCGGTGCAGGCGACCGACGCGGTGGCGAGCCACGGCTCCTGGATGGAGAACTTCCCCTGGACGCGGCTTGCTGGCGTCGCGCTGCCCGAAGGCCGCAAGGAGCCGATCGACACCTCGGCGATCGCCGGCCGGCCGGCTTCGGAGGTGCGCGCGCTGATCGGCGACGGCAACTTCGCCGGCCTCTACCAGAGGCCGGACGAGGAGATGCTCGCGATCTGGCGCACCGCCGTCGCCGAGACCCGCGAGCTCCTGGAGAACGGATGGTGA
- a CDS encoding dipeptidase yields the protein MNAGVTDLPEAWLRNERDRLWAEFLELVRIPSVSAKPDHAAEVRRAAEWVAARCNRAGLGNVRILQEGGHPAVYGEWLGSEDAPTILVYAHFDVQPPEPLELWTTPPFEPTLREGRLYARGASDDKATLCISLAAIEAWLATTGRLPCNVKVFFEGEEETGSPSLGAILDRHGDLLRADLCLSADGGMLFPDRPDVSVSTRGICKLEVTLRTASKDMHSGSYGGAILNPLVAIVRLIASLHEPDGRVAVPGFYDGVRETTDEDRAELAAVPFDEAAWLAAVGAKAAWGEPSRSVLEKIWLRPTLEINGLWGGYQGDGSKTVLPCEAHAKITCRLVPGQDPKRVVEAVAAHLRAACPPEATIEIRPGGGGARAYEIARDHPALALVEDVLEGVYGVPCVRTRIGGTLPLCALFKERLGLDTVPMSFSTADEDFHAPNEFFRAASFDRGLVAWARVFQALAALPRR from the coding sequence ATGAACGCCGGTGTGACCGACCTGCCCGAAGCGTGGCTCCGCAACGAACGCGACCGGCTCTGGGCCGAGTTCCTCGAGCTCGTGCGTATCCCCTCGGTCAGCGCCAAGCCCGACCATGCCGCCGAGGTGCGCCGCGCGGCGGAGTGGGTGGCCGCACGCTGCAACCGGGCCGGGCTTGGCAATGTGCGCATTCTGCAGGAGGGCGGCCATCCGGCCGTCTATGGCGAGTGGCTCGGGTCTGAGGACGCGCCCACGATCCTCGTCTACGCGCATTTCGACGTCCAGCCGCCCGAGCCGCTCGAGCTCTGGACCACGCCCCCCTTCGAGCCGACCCTGCGGGAGGGCCGCCTCTACGCCCGCGGCGCCTCGGACGACAAGGCCACGCTCTGCATCAGCCTCGCCGCGATCGAGGCCTGGCTCGCCACCACCGGCCGTTTGCCCTGCAACGTCAAGGTGTTCTTCGAGGGCGAGGAGGAGACGGGAAGCCCCTCTCTCGGCGCCATCCTCGACCGGCACGGCGATCTGCTGCGCGCCGATCTCTGCCTCTCAGCCGATGGCGGCATGTTGTTCCCCGACCGTCCCGACGTCTCGGTCTCCACGCGCGGCATCTGCAAGCTCGAGGTGACGCTGCGCACGGCATCGAAGGACATGCACAGCGGCAGTTACGGCGGGGCGATCCTCAACCCGCTTGTGGCGATCGTGCGCCTCATCGCCTCGCTGCACGAGCCCGACGGCCGCGTCGCGGTGCCGGGTTTCTATGACGGCGTGCGGGAGACGACAGACGAGGACCGCGCCGAGCTCGCCGCCGTGCCGTTCGACGAGGCGGCCTGGCTTGCGGCCGTCGGCGCCAAGGCGGCGTGGGGCGAGCCTTCGCGGTCGGTGCTCGAGAAGATCTGGCTTCGCCCGACCCTCGAGATCAACGGGCTGTGGGGTGGCTACCAGGGCGACGGCTCGAAGACCGTCCTTCCCTGCGAGGCGCATGCGAAGATCACCTGCCGCCTCGTTCCGGGGCAGGACCCGAAGCGTGTGGTGGAGGCGGTGGCGGCGCACCTCCGCGCCGCCTGCCCGCCGGAGGCGACGATCGAGATACGCCCGGGCGGGGGAGGTGCGAGAGCCTATGAGATTGCGCGCGACCATCCCGCCCTCGCCCTGGTCGAAGACGTGCTCGAGGGGGTCTATGGCGTGCCGTGCGTCCGCACGCGGATCGGCGGCACGCTGCCGCTCTGCGCACTCTTCAAGGAACGTCTCGGTCTCGACACGGTGCCGATGTCGTTCTCGACGGCGGACGAGGACTTCCACGCGCCCAACGAGTTCTTCCGTGCCGCGAGCTTCGACCGCGGCCTCGTGGCGTGGGCGCGTGTGTTCCAGGCGCTCGCCGCCCTGCCGCGACGCTGA
- a CDS encoding SDR family NAD(P)-dependent oxidoreductase, whose product MNIRFDGQAVLVTGAGHGIGRAIARGFALRGARVFACDLDAGNLAVTARTPGIETSVVDVTDRAAVRAWVASVEAAAGGAVDVVVNNAGGVCGQAGRPIEEVSDADWDAILRVNLTAAFAVSQAAAPAMKAHRRGRIVIISSGAGLGVSKTGIQAYAAAKAGQIGLTRQLAHELGPFGITVNSVAPGFVLSNPSTMRQWQAYGEAGQRALLEGIALRRLGTPEDMVHAVLFLASDYAAYINGQTLAVDGGK is encoded by the coding sequence ATGAACATACGCTTCGACGGTCAGGCGGTTCTCGTCACCGGGGCCGGGCACGGGATCGGCCGGGCGATCGCGCGCGGCTTTGCCCTCCGCGGCGCGCGGGTGTTCGCCTGCGACCTCGATGCCGGCAACCTCGCGGTAACGGCGCGAACGCCCGGAATCGAGACAAGCGTGGTCGATGTGACCGACCGCGCAGCGGTTCGGGCCTGGGTCGCCTCCGTCGAGGCGGCCGCGGGCGGCGCGGTCGACGTGGTCGTGAACAACGCTGGCGGCGTCTGCGGCCAGGCGGGGCGGCCGATCGAAGAGGTGAGCGACGCCGACTGGGACGCGATCCTGCGCGTGAACCTCACCGCTGCCTTCGCCGTCTCCCAGGCGGCGGCGCCCGCGATGAAGGCACATCGCCGCGGTCGGATCGTGATCATCTCCTCAGGAGCCGGCCTCGGCGTGTCGAAGACGGGCATCCAGGCCTATGCCGCGGCCAAGGCGGGGCAGATCGGGCTGACGCGACAGCTCGCGCACGAGCTCGGGCCCTTCGGCATCACCGTCAACAGCGTCGCGCCGGGCTTCGTCCTCTCCAACCCCTCGACCATGCGGCAATGGCAGGCCTATGGCGAAGCGGGGCAGCGCGCGCTGCTCGAGGGGATCGCCCTGCGACGCCTTGGCACGCCCGAGGACATGGTGCATGCCGTGCTGTTTCTTGCGAGCGACTACGCCGCCTACATCAACGGCCAGACGCTTGCGGTCGACGGAGGGAAGTGA